The following coding sequences lie in one Arachis hypogaea cultivar Tifrunner chromosome 9, arahy.Tifrunner.gnm2.J5K5, whole genome shotgun sequence genomic window:
- the LOC112712462 gene encoding uncharacterized protein — protein sequence MNSSTKSSIWFSLGLILIIANVAQAEEKSATLDLSKLVIKVCDATATERAKCMDIMRSNPKMLSAKNIVQLSQAILELGVSKGKEGQKFLKELAKKTKSPALEQCAGFDYDGVVGSFKSALGEIKEDPMTANYDAKVASDGPDTCDRGLASENIVNPAVTELNKQIRLLSGIAFAATNFIPNKI from the coding sequence ATGAATTCCTCAACAAAGTCCTCCATCTGGTTCAGCCTTGGCTTGATCCTCATCATCGCCAATGTAGCACAAGCCGAAGAAAAATCAGCAACCTTGGACTTATCGAAGTTGGTGATTAAAGTTTGTGACGCTACAGCAACAGAAAGGGCAAAATGCATGGACATCATGAGATCAAACCCTAAGATGCTATCAGCAAAGAACATTGTTCAGCTCTCACAAGCCATCCTTGAGTTGGGCGTAAGCAAGGGCAAGGAGGGACAAAAATTCCTTAAGGAGTTGGCAAAGAAGACCAAGTCCCCGGCGCTTGAACAATGCGCCGGATTCGACTACGATGGCGTCGTTGGATCCTTCAAGAGTGCCCTTGGCGAGATCAAGGAAGATCCCATGACTGCAAATTATGATGCCAAGGTCGCCAGCGATGGTCCCGACACCTGCGACAGAGGTTTGGCCAGTGAAAACATCGTTAACCCTGCTGTTACCGAACTAAACAAGCAGATTAGGTTGCTTTCAGGCATAGCTTTTGCTGCAACAAACTTTATTCCAAACAAAATTTAA
- the LOC140175246 gene encoding uncharacterized protein, with product MNSSTKSSILFSLGLILIIANVAQGHVKVTASLVPKLCESGLVEERAKCMDMLRSNPKIQSAKSFRELSELILELAVKKATEGQKFLQTLAEKEKSSAIQECAGLDYNDAVVQFKGALRDLKEDTSAANYASKIVGDDVSRCHTILARAKIVNPAIDHLNSDISLLSNLAFAATSLIEKKYQIDLLLED from the coding sequence ATGAATTCCTCAACAAAGTCCTCCATTTTGTTCAGCCTCGGATTGATTCTCATCATTGCCAATGTAGCACAAGGTCATGTAAAGGTAACAGCATCCTTGGTCCCTAAACTTTGTGAGTCAGGACTGGTGGAAGAAAGGGCAAAATGCATGGACATGTTGAGATCAAACCCTAAGATCCAATCAGCAAAGAGCTTTCGTGAGCTCTCAGAGTTGATTCTTGAGTTGGCAGTGAAAAAGGCGACGGAAGGACAGAAATTCCTTCAGACATTGGCGGAGAAGGAGAAGTCCTCGGCGATTCAAGAATGCGCTGGATTGGATTATAATGATGCCGTTGTGCAGTTCAAGGGTGCCCTTCGTGACCTCAAAGAAGATACATCGGCTGCAAATTACGCTTCAAAGATCGTCGGCGATGACGTCAGTAGGTGCCACACCATTTTGGCCCGAGCGAAAATCGTGAACCCTGCTATTGACCATCTCAACAGTGACATTAGTTTGCTTTCAAACTTGGCTTTTGCTGCAACATCCCTAATAGAGAAAAAATACCAAATCGATCTTCTCTTAGAGGATTAA